In Phlebotomus papatasi isolate M1 chromosome 1, Ppap_2.1, whole genome shotgun sequence, the following proteins share a genomic window:
- the LOC129810144 gene encoding zinc finger HIT domain-containing protein 2 produces the protein MSSDDKCQLCSKEKAKYSCPRCNILYCSVPCYRCEAHLQCSESFYKQCIEEELASNSSNQVSESAKKMHEILKRMQDLEDPGEDIEEIIPPLDGSSGESDLDSDDDTPESDLAARLEGVDLNDPEAVWSKLTSTERQEFESIVHAGDISSLVPMYTPWWVENPEKLVQEVQLPGTPATSSHPEILSDIKPFRDISSKPPAPCVRHNLTNILASYAFSVKYFNGEFLAHPQEFSGFLVSICGNIKNNSNYASDALAVESVAHEARNEGVPVDKEDVLLMKEDVEMILKDQGALAALSDIHRILLAAKKAKGEEKKCAKGPFSKRFVDPQGREFKDIEKSRIGVYIKKIDFFLAYAKDVL, from the exons ATGTCCTCTGATGATAAATGCCAACT ATGCTCAAAGGAGAAGGCAAAGTATTCCTGCCCAAGATGCAATATCCTGTACTGCTCAGTGCCGTGCTATCGCTGTGAGGCTCATCTGCAGTGTTCTGAGAGTTTCTACAAGCAATGCATAGAGGAGGAACTTGCATCAAATTCCAGTAATCAGGTTAGTGAGTCAGCAAAGAAGATGCATGAAATTCTCAAAAGGATGCAGGATTTGGAGGATCCTGGAGAAGATATCGAAGAGATTATCCCACCATTGGATGGCAGCAGTGGTGAGAGTGACTTAGATTCCGATGATGATACCCCAGAGTCAGATCTCGCCGCGCGTCTCGAGGGAGTTGATCTCAATGATCCGGAAGCTGTCTGGAGCAAACTCACCTCGACAGAGCGTCAGGAGTTTGAGTCAATTGTCCATGCGGGTGATATTTCCAGCCTCGTGCCAATGTACACTCCATGGTGGGTGGAAAACCCCGAGAAACTTGTCCAGGAAGTTCAACTTCCTGGAACTCCTGCAACTTCTTCTCATCCTGAGATTCTATCAGACATCAAACCATTCAGAGACATTTCCAGCAAACCCCCGGCTCCCTGTGTTCGTCATAATCTCACAAACATCCTCGCCAGTTACGCATTCTCAGTCAAATACTTCAACGGGGAATTCCTTGCGCATCCTCAAGAGTTTTCTGGCTTCCTGGTCAGCATCTGTGGGAACATCAAGAACAATTCCAACTACGCTTCAGACGCTCTGGCTGTGGAGTCTGTGGCTCACGAGGCGAGGAATGAGGGGGTTCCTGTGGATAAGGAGGACGTACTGCTGATGAAGGAAGACGTAGAGATGATCCTGAAGGATCAAGGAGCTCTGGCTGCTCTCTCAGACATCCACAGGATACTCTTGGCGGCCAAAAAGGCGAAAGGAGAGGAAAAGAAATGTGCTAAAGGACCCTTCTCCAAGAGATTTGTAGATCCCCAAGGCAGGGAATTCAAGGACATTGAGAAATCCCGCATTGGTGTTTACATCaagaaaattgatttctttCTAGCGTACGCCAAAGAtgttctttaa
- the LOC129810163 gene encoding uncharacterized protein LOC129810163 isoform X1, with amino-acid sequence MSMPGSDNIKEYYSRHGKFDKCWRDELVDRILDYFDAHNIQITCKMMAQISEEISEMFPTKEKVKYFSPKNAAHKYYGGLLFSRNHNRQRPLKREIRKETHSEVVEMVADPEINLSNLKEQLMTMTPETEISNESLTLWIKCFPLRKEDLLKSDSNDIIEQWPLFAHKEGNLLIYSDFSRMFSEARECTAIKICSLT; translated from the exons ATGTCTATGCCAGGAAGCGACAATATCAAAGAATATTATTCTCGGCATGGAAAGTTTGATAAATGTTGGAGAGATGAATTGGTTGATAGGATTCTGGACTACTTCGATGCACATAATATCCAAATTACATGCAAGATGATGGCTcaaatttctgaggaaatttCAGAGATGTTCCCGACAAAAGAAAAG GTTAAATACTTCTCTCCCAAAAATGCGGCTCACAAATATTACGGGGGGCTCTTGTTTTCTCGCAATCACAACCGTCAACGTCCTTTGAAGCGAGAGATTCGAAAGGAGACTCATAGTGAGGTAGTTGAAATGGTTGCTGATCCGGAAATCAATTTGAGCAACCTGAAAGAACAGTTGATGACAATGACCCCGGAGACAGAGATTTCAAATGAATCTTTAACGCTCTGGATAAAGTGTTTCCCTTTGAGGAAGGAGGATCTTTTAAAGAGTGACTCAAATGATATTATAGAGCAATGGCCACTATTTGCACACAAGGAGGGCAATCTTTTG atttattcTGATTTCTCTAGGATGTTCAGTGAAGCAAGAGAGTGTACTGCCATAAAGATCTGTTCTTTAACATGA
- the LOC129810163 gene encoding uncharacterized protein LOC129810163 isoform X2 — MSMPGSDNIKEYYSRHGKFDKCWRDELVDRILDYFDAHNIQITCKMMAQISEEISEMFPTKEKVKYFSPKNAAHKYYGGLLFSRNHNRQRPLKREIRKETHSEVVEMVADPEINLSNLKEQLMTMTPETEISNESLTLWIKCFPLRKEDLLKSDSNDIIEQWPLFAHKEGNLLDVQ; from the exons ATGTCTATGCCAGGAAGCGACAATATCAAAGAATATTATTCTCGGCATGGAAAGTTTGATAAATGTTGGAGAGATGAATTGGTTGATAGGATTCTGGACTACTTCGATGCACATAATATCCAAATTACATGCAAGATGATGGCTcaaatttctgaggaaatttCAGAGATGTTCCCGACAAAAGAAAAG GTTAAATACTTCTCTCCCAAAAATGCGGCTCACAAATATTACGGGGGGCTCTTGTTTTCTCGCAATCACAACCGTCAACGTCCTTTGAAGCGAGAGATTCGAAAGGAGACTCATAGTGAGGTAGTTGAAATGGTTGCTGATCCGGAAATCAATTTGAGCAACCTGAAAGAACAGTTGATGACAATGACCCCGGAGACAGAGATTTCAAATGAATCTTTAACGCTCTGGATAAAGTGTTTCCCTTTGAGGAAGGAGGATCTTTTAAAGAGTGACTCAAATGATATTATAGAGCAATGGCCACTATTTGCACACAAGGAGGGCAATCTTTTG GATGTTCAGTGA